A single Zootoca vivipara chromosome 1, rZooViv1.1, whole genome shotgun sequence DNA region contains:
- the CHRNA1 gene encoding acetylcholine receptor subunit alpha isoform X2, giving the protein MDVRGLPIFLLLGPVVLVLGSDHETRLVEHLFKNYNKVVRPDEVNQIVATNVRLKQQWKDVNLKWKPEDYGGVKQIRITSSELWRPDLVLYNNADGDFAIVQDTKVLLDYTGHITWTPPAIFKSYCEIIVTHFPFDEQNCSMKLGTWTYDGTVVAIFPESDRPDLSNFMPSGEWVMKDYRGWKHWVTYACCPDTPYLDITYHFVLQRLPLYFIVNVIIPCLLFSFLTGLVFYLPTDSGEKMTLSISVLLSLTVFLLVIVELIPSTSSAVPLIGKYMLFTMVFVIASIIITVIVINTHHRSPSTHTMPQWVRKIFIETIPNVMFFSTMKRPSRNKQEKRIFTEDIDISEISGKQSPAAVNFQSSLTKNPDVKSAIEGIKYIAETMKSDQESNNAAEEWKFVAMVVDHLLLGIFMLVCIIGTLAVFAGRLIELHQQG; this is encoded by the exons ATGGACGTCCGCGGTCTACCAAtcttcctgctccttggaccaG TTGTTCTGGTCCTGGGTTCCGATCATGAAACTCGTCTGGTTGAGCATTTATTCAAGAATTATAACAAAGTTGTTCGTCCA GATGAAGTGAATCAGATTGTAGCAACCAACGTGCGTCTAAAACAG CAATGGAAAGATGTAAACTTGAAATGGAAGCCAGAAGATTATGGTGGTGTGAAACAAATTCGCATCACCTCAAGCGAACTCTGGCGTCCAGACTTGGTTTTGTACAACAA TGCAGATGGAGATTTTGCTATCGTCCAGGATACCAAAGTACTCTTAGACTATACAGGTCACATCACTTGGACTCCTCCAGCCATTTTCAAAAGCTACTGTGAAATTATAGTCACCCACTTTCCATTTGATGAGCAGAACTGTAGTATGAAGTTGGGGACGTGGACATATGATGGCACAGTGGTCGCCATCTTTCCG GAAAGTGACCGCCCAGATCTGAGTAACTTCATGCCCAGCGGAGAATGGGTCATGAAAGATTACCGAGGCTGGAAGCACTGGGTTACCTACGCCTGCTGCCCTGACACTCCTTACCTGGACATCACCTATCACTTTGTGTTGCAGCGGTTGCCTCTCTACTTCATCGTCAATGTCATCATCCCTTGCCTCCTCTTCTCTTTCCTAACCGGATTAGTGTTTTACCTGCCTACAGATTCAG GGGAGAAGATGACACTGAGCATTTCTGTCCTGCTCTCTTTGACGGTGTTTCTTCTGGTCATTGTGGAGCTGATTCCTTCCACTTCTAGCGCAGTGCCCTTGATTGGCAAATACATGCTGTTCACCATGGTCTTTGTCATAGCTTCCATCATAATCACTGTCATTGTGATCAATACCCACCACCGATCTCCAAGTACTCACACTATGCCGCAGTGGGTGAGGAAG ATTTTTATCGAGACGATTCCGAACGTCATGTTCTTCTCAACCATGAAACGGCCTTCCAGAAACAAGCAGGAGAAAAGGATTTTTACTGAAGACATTGATATTTCTGAAATCTCTGGGAAGCAAAGTCCAGCTGCTGTCAATTTCCAGTCGTCGCTCACCAAAAACCCAGATGTGAAAAGTGCTATTGAGGGCATCAAATACATTGCTGAAACAATGAAGTCAGACCAGGAATCCAACAAT GCTGCCGAAGAATGGAAGTTTGTTGCCATGGTGGTGGATCACCTTCTGCTTGGCATCTTCATGTTAGTTTGCATCATTGGAACACTGGCTGTCTTTGCCGGTCGCCTCATCGAGTtacatcagcaaggctga
- the CHRNA1 gene encoding acetylcholine receptor subunit alpha isoform X1, protein MDVRGLPIFLLLGPVVLVLGSDHETRLVEHLFKNYNKVVRPVSNHRESVNVTVGLQLIQLINVDEVNQIVATNVRLKQQWKDVNLKWKPEDYGGVKQIRITSSELWRPDLVLYNNADGDFAIVQDTKVLLDYTGHITWTPPAIFKSYCEIIVTHFPFDEQNCSMKLGTWTYDGTVVAIFPESDRPDLSNFMPSGEWVMKDYRGWKHWVTYACCPDTPYLDITYHFVLQRLPLYFIVNVIIPCLLFSFLTGLVFYLPTDSGEKMTLSISVLLSLTVFLLVIVELIPSTSSAVPLIGKYMLFTMVFVIASIIITVIVINTHHRSPSTHTMPQWVRKIFIETIPNVMFFSTMKRPSRNKQEKRIFTEDIDISEISGKQSPAAVNFQSSLTKNPDVKSAIEGIKYIAETMKSDQESNNAAEEWKFVAMVVDHLLLGIFMLVCIIGTLAVFAGRLIELHQQG, encoded by the exons ATGGACGTCCGCGGTCTACCAAtcttcctgctccttggaccaG TTGTTCTGGTCCTGGGTTCCGATCATGAAACTCGTCTGGTTGAGCATTTATTCAAGAATTATAACAAAGTTGTTCGTCCAGTAAGCAACCACCGTGAAAGTGTTAATGTTACCGTTGGACTACAGCTTATCCAGTTGATCAATGTG GATGAAGTGAATCAGATTGTAGCAACCAACGTGCGTCTAAAACAG CAATGGAAAGATGTAAACTTGAAATGGAAGCCAGAAGATTATGGTGGTGTGAAACAAATTCGCATCACCTCAAGCGAACTCTGGCGTCCAGACTTGGTTTTGTACAACAA TGCAGATGGAGATTTTGCTATCGTCCAGGATACCAAAGTACTCTTAGACTATACAGGTCACATCACTTGGACTCCTCCAGCCATTTTCAAAAGCTACTGTGAAATTATAGTCACCCACTTTCCATTTGATGAGCAGAACTGTAGTATGAAGTTGGGGACGTGGACATATGATGGCACAGTGGTCGCCATCTTTCCG GAAAGTGACCGCCCAGATCTGAGTAACTTCATGCCCAGCGGAGAATGGGTCATGAAAGATTACCGAGGCTGGAAGCACTGGGTTACCTACGCCTGCTGCCCTGACACTCCTTACCTGGACATCACCTATCACTTTGTGTTGCAGCGGTTGCCTCTCTACTTCATCGTCAATGTCATCATCCCTTGCCTCCTCTTCTCTTTCCTAACCGGATTAGTGTTTTACCTGCCTACAGATTCAG GGGAGAAGATGACACTGAGCATTTCTGTCCTGCTCTCTTTGACGGTGTTTCTTCTGGTCATTGTGGAGCTGATTCCTTCCACTTCTAGCGCAGTGCCCTTGATTGGCAAATACATGCTGTTCACCATGGTCTTTGTCATAGCTTCCATCATAATCACTGTCATTGTGATCAATACCCACCACCGATCTCCAAGTACTCACACTATGCCGCAGTGGGTGAGGAAG ATTTTTATCGAGACGATTCCGAACGTCATGTTCTTCTCAACCATGAAACGGCCTTCCAGAAACAAGCAGGAGAAAAGGATTTTTACTGAAGACATTGATATTTCTGAAATCTCTGGGAAGCAAAGTCCAGCTGCTGTCAATTTCCAGTCGTCGCTCACCAAAAACCCAGATGTGAAAAGTGCTATTGAGGGCATCAAATACATTGCTGAAACAATGAAGTCAGACCAGGAATCCAACAAT GCTGCCGAAGAATGGAAGTTTGTTGCCATGGTGGTGGATCACCTTCTGCTTGGCATCTTCATGTTAGTTTGCATCATTGGAACACTGGCTGTCTTTGCCGGTCGCCTCATCGAGTtacatcagcaaggctga